A single genomic interval of Gossypium raimondii isolate GPD5lz chromosome 11, ASM2569854v1, whole genome shotgun sequence harbors:
- the LOC105803155 gene encoding uncharacterized protein LOC105803155 — translation MNSSPLNESNKNDEYQRIKFKENKNDVDMAAKAEKWMGVLVNKEIDNKSYMGSVVNYCGETKLFQIDYENDVSEEVDYQELQKIVAPPPLVCEYLERINPSEMEKEKKKQQQPQEDSWVPVHPRYPLTYQQQVKPKKRKCKRETGSGASSTTGYIPLAFRETKRDAYIYYYK, via the exons ATGAATTCCTCCCCATTGAATGAAAGTAACAAAAATGATGAATATCAGCGAATcaaattcaaggaaaataagAATGACGTTGAT ATGGCTGCCAAAGCTGAAAAATGGATGGGAGTTCTGgttaataaagaaattgataaCAAAAGCTATATGGGTAGTGTTGTGAATTACTGTGGTGAAACCAAATTATTccag ATAGATTATGAAAATGATGTGTCTGAGGAAGTGGATTATCAAGAGTTGCAAAAAATTGTAGCTCCTCCACCACTAGTTTGCGAATATCTGGAAAGGATTAATCCAAG TGAAAtggagaaggaaaaaaagaaacaacagCAGCCACAGGAAGATTCATGGGTTCCAGTCCATCCAAGATACCCATTAACTTATCAGCAACAGGTGAAACCCAAGAAGAGAAAGTGCAAAAGAGAAACTGGCAGTGGTGCTTCATCCACCACTGGCTACATACCTCTGGCATTTAGAGAGACAAAAAGGGATGCCTATATTTACTATTATAAGTGA
- the LOC105803153 gene encoding basic leucine zipper 25 isoform X2 — MNTVFSVDDFSDSFWAAPASDDALGMTRSHSEWALERFLEEFSGAGVAISGSHAGENVIGPSLMAPQSSVSKVEEGDVVEIKRPNSQNHNHPPSDQTPTVPTASDDYHTILKSKLELECAAVALSRALAVKAEDSSAEAENHGLPSGSKVQGSTTQKKSGVQVRQATSGSSREDSDSDELEGDTETADNMDPADAKRARRMRSNRESARRSRRRKQAQLNELEAQVGQLRVEHSTLLKRLTNMNHKYDEAAVDNRIMKADIETLRAKVKMAEETVKRVTGFNPALLSRPNVPSVGMPFVSNPLEASTVAPLPFQSNANQFFNQPVPNIVASIHHQRVDNSFRGNTLVPPDVNSQTKGVKNVNETSVLQHGPSLDCVPDQIGPGVSPCGPMPGWEPGLLPHAGDRNNKQC, encoded by the exons ATGAATACTGTCTTCTCAGTTGACGATTTCTCCGACTCCTTCTGGGCCGCTCCGGCTTCCGACGATGCGCTTGGGATGACCCGAAGCCATTCCGAGTGGGCGTTGGAAAGGTTTCTGGAAGAATTTTCCGGCGCCGGCGTGGCGATCTCTGGGTCGCATGCGGGCGAGAATGTGATCGGTCCGTCCTTGATGGCACCTCAGTCGTCGGTTTCCAAAGTGGAAGAAGGTGACGTGGTGGAGATAAAAAGGCCTAATAGCCAGAATCATAATCATCCGCCGTCTGATCAAACGCCGACAGTTCCGACTGCCTCGGATGATTACCACACGATCCTCAAGAGCAAGCTCGAACTAGAATGCGCTGCGGTTGCTCTCTCTCGT GCGTTAGCTGTGAAGGCAGAAGATTCGTCTGCCGAAGCTGAAAATCACGGGCTTCCATCGGGATCAAAAGTTCAAG GGTCAACTACACAGAAAAAATCAGGGGTGCAAGTGAGGCAAGCCACGAGTGGATCATCAAGAGAAGACTCAGATAGTGATGAACTTGAAGGAGATACTGAAACAGCTGATAACATGGATCCGGCTGATGCAAAACGTGCAAGGAG AATGCGGTCAAATCGAGAATCAGCTAGACGCTCTAGAAGAAGAAAGCAAGCACAACTGAATGAACTTGAAGCACAG GTTGGTCAACTAAGAGTTGAACATTCCACATTACTTAAGCGTCTAACTAACATGAATCACAAGTATGACGAAGCTGCTGTTGATAATAGAATTATGAAGGCTGACATTGAGACTTTAAGAGCAAAG GTGAAAATGGCTGAAGAAACAGTTAAGCGGGTGACAGGGTTTAACCCGGCTCTTCTATCTAGACCTAATGTCCCTAGTGTAGGCATGCCTTTTGTTAGCAACCCATTGGAAGCGTCAACAGTTGCTCCTCTACCATTTCAGTCAAACGCTAACCAGTTTTTTAACCAACCAGTTCCTAACATTGTTGCATCCATTCATCATCAGAGAGTGGATAACAGTTTCAGGGGCAACACCCTGGTTCCTCCTGATGTGAATTCACAAACTAAAGGAGTGAAGAATGTCAATGAAACATCTGTATTGCAGCATGGACCCAGCTTGGATTGTGTTCCAGATCAGATTGGCCCTGGTGTCAGTCCATGTGGACCTATGCCTGGTTGGGAGCCTGGATTATTACCCCATGCTGGTGACAGGAACAATAAACAATGTTGA
- the LOC105803153 gene encoding basic leucine zipper 25 isoform X1, translated as MNTVFSVDDFSDSFWAAPASDDALGMTRSHSEWALERFLEEFSGAGVAISGSHAGENVIGPSLMAPQSSVSKVEEGDVVEIKRPNSQNHNHPPSDQTPTVPTASDDYHTILKSKLELECAAVALSRALAVKAEDSSAEAENHGLPSGSKVQGSSKVQGQGETDVAHCGTLTGSTTQKKSGVQVRQATSGSSREDSDSDELEGDTETADNMDPADAKRARRMRSNRESARRSRRRKQAQLNELEAQVGQLRVEHSTLLKRLTNMNHKYDEAAVDNRIMKADIETLRAKVKMAEETVKRVTGFNPALLSRPNVPSVGMPFVSNPLEASTVAPLPFQSNANQFFNQPVPNIVASIHHQRVDNSFRGNTLVPPDVNSQTKGVKNVNETSVLQHGPSLDCVPDQIGPGVSPCGPMPGWEPGLLPHAGDRNNKQC; from the exons ATGAATACTGTCTTCTCAGTTGACGATTTCTCCGACTCCTTCTGGGCCGCTCCGGCTTCCGACGATGCGCTTGGGATGACCCGAAGCCATTCCGAGTGGGCGTTGGAAAGGTTTCTGGAAGAATTTTCCGGCGCCGGCGTGGCGATCTCTGGGTCGCATGCGGGCGAGAATGTGATCGGTCCGTCCTTGATGGCACCTCAGTCGTCGGTTTCCAAAGTGGAAGAAGGTGACGTGGTGGAGATAAAAAGGCCTAATAGCCAGAATCATAATCATCCGCCGTCTGATCAAACGCCGACAGTTCCGACTGCCTCGGATGATTACCACACGATCCTCAAGAGCAAGCTCGAACTAGAATGCGCTGCGGTTGCTCTCTCTCGT GCGTTAGCTGTGAAGGCAGAAGATTCGTCTGCCGAAGCTGAAAATCACGGGCTTCCATCGGGATCAAAAGTTCAAG GTTCCTCAAAGGTACAAGGACAGGGTGAAACTGATGTTGCACATTGTGGAACTCTGACAGGGTCAACTACACAGAAAAAATCAGGGGTGCAAGTGAGGCAAGCCACGAGTGGATCATCAAGAGAAGACTCAGATAGTGATGAACTTGAAGGAGATACTGAAACAGCTGATAACATGGATCCGGCTGATGCAAAACGTGCAAGGAG AATGCGGTCAAATCGAGAATCAGCTAGACGCTCTAGAAGAAGAAAGCAAGCACAACTGAATGAACTTGAAGCACAG GTTGGTCAACTAAGAGTTGAACATTCCACATTACTTAAGCGTCTAACTAACATGAATCACAAGTATGACGAAGCTGCTGTTGATAATAGAATTATGAAGGCTGACATTGAGACTTTAAGAGCAAAG GTGAAAATGGCTGAAGAAACAGTTAAGCGGGTGACAGGGTTTAACCCGGCTCTTCTATCTAGACCTAATGTCCCTAGTGTAGGCATGCCTTTTGTTAGCAACCCATTGGAAGCGTCAACAGTTGCTCCTCTACCATTTCAGTCAAACGCTAACCAGTTTTTTAACCAACCAGTTCCTAACATTGTTGCATCCATTCATCATCAGAGAGTGGATAACAGTTTCAGGGGCAACACCCTGGTTCCTCCTGATGTGAATTCACAAACTAAAGGAGTGAAGAATGTCAATGAAACATCTGTATTGCAGCATGGACCCAGCTTGGATTGTGTTCCAGATCAGATTGGCCCTGGTGTCAGTCCATGTGGACCTATGCCTGGTTGGGAGCCTGGATTATTACCCCATGCTGGTGACAGGAACAATAAACAATGTTGA